A window of Drosophila subobscura isolate 14011-0131.10 chromosome E, UCBerk_Dsub_1.0, whole genome shotgun sequence contains these coding sequences:
- the LOC117891663 gene encoding kinesin-like protein KIF13A isoform X4 — MSSDKIKVAVRVRPFNRREIELGTKCIVEMEKQQTILQNPPPLEKIERKQPKTFAFDHCFYSLNPEDDNFASQETVFDCVGRDILDNAFQGYNACIFAYGQTGSGKSYTMMGSQENKGIIPRLCDKLFSAIANKSTPELMYKVEVSYMEIYNEKVHDLLDPKPNKQSLKVREHNVMGPYVDGLSQLAVASYQDIDNLMTEGNKSRTVAATNMNAESSRSHAVFSVVLTQILTDQATGVSGEKVSRMSLVDLAGSERAVKTGAVGDRLKEGSNINKSLTTLGLVISKLADQTNGKRSGNDKFVPYRDSVLTWLLKDNLGGNSRTVMVATISPSADNYEETLSTLRYADRAKRIVNHAVVNEDPNARIIRELRHEVETLRSMLKHATGSPVGDVQDKLAESENLMKQISQTWEEKLVKTERIQNERQQALEKMGISVQASGIKVEKNKYYLVNLNADPSLNELLVYYLKERTLIGGRSISGQQPDIQLSGLGIQPEHCVITIEDSGLYMEPVQGARCFVNGSAAVEKTPLQNGDRILWGNHHFFRVNSPKSNNTSMCASEPQTPAQLIDYNFARDEIMQNELSNDPIQTAIARLERQHEEDKQVALEKQRQEYERQFQQLRNILSPSTPYAPYAPYDPLRMGKITPNTPTSQMRVEKWAQERDEMFRRSLGQLKTDIMRANSLVQEANFLAEEMEKKTKFSVTLQIPPANLSPNRRRGAFVSEPAILVKRTNSGSQIWTMEKLENKLIDMREMYQEHKERVLNGLPLVEQFSDDEYDDKDDDNAKPQDPFYESQENHNLIGVANIFLEVLFHDVKLDYHTPIISQQGEVAGRLQVEVERIAGQMPQDRMCESVSESSENSRDEYDDPVDPSANQITCRVTIKCATGLPLSLSNFVFCQYTFWGHQEMVVPVINAETTAHDQNMVFKFEHTKDFTVTINEEFLEHCIEGALSIEVWGHRSAGFSRTKGWEVEQQQAKARSLVDRWAELSRKIELWVEIHELNDSGEYSPVEVTNRNEVLTGGIYQLRQGQQRRVNVRVKPVQNSGTLPIICQSIVNVAIGSVTVRSRLQRPLDSYQEEDLTVLREKWSEALGRRRQYLDQQIQMLIKKEEKNEQERERELSLVHQWVSLTEERNAVLVPAPGSGIPGAPASWEPPSGMEPHVPVLFLNLNGDDLSAQNTNDELSIAGINSILSKEHGHKFYTLQILQHLDKDVCCVASWDSSMHDSQALNRVTEANERVYLILRTTVRLSHPAPMDLVLRKRLSINIKKGQTLTDRLKKFRLVRGENAIWQSGVTYEVVSNIPKASEELEDRESLAQLAASGDDCSASDGETYIEKYTRGVSAVESILTLDRLRQNVAVKELETAHGQPLSMRKTVSVPNFSQKLMNKLTQIMRFDASMESLLNVGRSESFADLNNSALVNKFTPVHSGGAANGVIRNRHSFGGKGSSDDSPGKAFGIGSISLLSARPTFLNLNLNLNTLRIAPTKPSPATSKLLGMRMTTLHEEPLGGHRSLDEEPEDSYSDSEYAAEYEQERQQNRSLATRSRLTASKTMDSFMDVSSHSTTNSYLSYTSSANANMKHLTGLATLSMSSSTSSGYGSQAVSCNNLSNEDITSMRSMSIDETPDFDRVNSNSPPNRQARVNPFLKDMPKAKTQEPAELEPHAKTLQEAFTHPLEQPESKEAAQSDDDECEQVPKSNINNNNNDTNVKEQPQQTSDQEVHEAVEEEREQRHESAEEPELSTDNQNGNQSLDEATHNFSEQSIEGDGIVREELPAGKVMRRKKSNTQPPNNTGHSSNNNNNNSTSQTPRINQRASVAKMEGLAAYMDPSIMSSSTEVEDDGKDMVHLTLPDWIVVGESVLIRPSNASGVIRYVGTTHFQAGAWVGVELDTPTGKNDGTMEGIQYFQCKPKYGKFVRPDKLQLDKRGKAMRAYKAAEKSNSISKEMSSSMTRSKSRGDSLNVSARK; from the exons ATGTCAAGTGATAAGATCAAAGTTGCTGTAAGGGTGCGACCCTTCAATCGCCGCG AAATCGAACTGGGTACAAAATGTAtcgtggaaatggaaaaacaacagACCATATTGCAGAATCCACCACCATTGGAGAAAATCGAAag aaaacaaccAAAGACATTTGCATTCGATCACTGCTTCTACTCGTTGAACCCGGAGGATGACAACTTCGCGTCCCAGGAGACGGTGTTCGATTGCGTGGGACGTGACATACTGGACAATGCATTCCAGGGCTACAATGCGTGCATATTCGCCTATGGTCAGACAG GGTCCGGCAAGTCCTATACGATGATGGGTTCTCAGGAGAACAAGGGCATTATACCGCGCCTGTGCGATAAGCTCTTCTCGGCCATTGCGAACAAGTCGACGCCCGAGCTGATGTACAAAGTGGAGGTCTCCTACATGGAGATCTACAACGAGAAGGTCCACGATCTGCTCGACCCTAAGCCAAACAAGCAGTCGCTAAAGGTGCGCGAGCACAACGTGATGGGTCCCTATGTCGATGGGTTGTCGCAGCTTGCCGTGGCATCCTACCAGGACATCGACAACCTCATGACCGAGGGCAACAAGTCCCGGACGGTGGCGGCCACCAACATGAATGCCGAGTCGTCGCGGTCACATGCCGTCTTCTCTGTGGTGCTCACCCAAATACTCACGGATCAGGCAACGGGCGTCAGCGGGGAGAAGGTCTCTCGGATGTCCCTCGTAGACTTGGCTGGCTCCGAGCGTGCCGTGAAGACGGGAGCTGTCGGCGATCGTCTCAAGGAGGGTTCCAACATCAACAA ATCTCTGACCACGCTTGGCCTGGTCATCTCCAAGCTGGCCGATCAGACAAATGGCAAGAGGAGTGGAAACGATAAGTTTGTGCCCTATCGGGACTCTGTGCTCACCTGGCTGCTGAAGGACAATCTGGGCGGCAACTCCAGGACCGTAATGGTGGCCACAATCTCGCCGTCGGCGGACAACTACGAGGAGACGCTGTCCACGCTGCGCTATGCGGATCGGGCCAAACGCATCGTCAACCACGCCGTGGTCAATGAAGATCCCAATGCCAGAATTATTCGGGAGCTGCGACACGAGGTGGAGACGCTGAGGAGCATGCTGAAGCACGCCACGGGATCGCCAGTGGGCGATGTGCAGGATAAGCTTGCCGAGAGCGAGAATTTAATGAAGCAGATCTCCCAGACCTGGGAGGAGAAACTGGTCAAAACGGAGCGCATCCAGAACGAGCGACAGCAGGCCCTGGAGAAAATGGGCATCAGTGTGCAGGCCAGCGGCATCAAGGTGGAGAAGAACAAGTACTACTTGGTCAATTTGAATGCAGATCCGTCCCTCAACGAGCTTCTGGTTTACTATCTAAAG GAACGGACGCTGATTGGCGGTCGCAGCATTAGCGGACAGCAGCCCGATATCCAACTCTCGGGGCTGGGGATTCAACCAGAGCACTGTGTAATCACAATTGAGGACAGTGGGCTGTATATGGAGCCCGTACAGGGAGCGCGTTGCTTTGTCAACGGATCGGCGGCCGTGGAGAAGACTCCGCTCCAGAACGGAGATCGCATCCTGTGGGGAAATCATCATTTCTTCCGCGTCAACTcgccaaaaagcaacaacacgaGCATGTGCGCCTCGGAACCACAGACGCCGGCCCAGCTGATCGACTACAACTTTGCGCGAGATGAGATTATGCAGAACGAGCTGAGCAACGACCCCATCCAGACGGCCATTGCTCGGCTAGAGCGCCAGCATGAGGAAGATAAGCAGGTTGCGCTCgagaagcagcggcaggagtACGAGCGTCAATTCCAGCAACTGCGTAACATTCTGTCGCCCAGCACACCCTATGCTCCATATGCCCCCTACGATCCGCTGCGCATGGGCAAGATAACCCCGAATACGCCGACCTCCCAGATGCGTGTCGAGAAGTGGGCACAG GAGCGAGATGAAATGTTCCGCCGTTCGCTTGGGCAGCTGAAAACAGACATCATGCGAGCCAATTCCCTGGTGCAGGAGGCAAACTTCCTGGCCGAGGAAATGGAGAAGAAGACAAAGTTCTCGGTAACCCTGCAAATACCGCCGGCCAACCTGAGTCCCAACAGGCGGCGGGGGGCCTTTGTTAGCGAGCCCGCGATTCTGGTGAAGCGCACAAATTCCGGTAGCCAGATATGGACGATGGAGAAGCTGGAGAACAAACTGATCGACATGCGGGAGATGTACCAGGAGCACAAGGAGCGCGTGCTTAACGGACTG CCCCTTGTAGAGCAATTCTCAGACGATGAATACGACGACAAG GATGACGACAATGCCAAGCCGCAGGATCCGTTCTACGAGTCGCAGGAGAACCACAATCTCATTGGCGTGGCCAACATATTCCTGGAGGTGCTCTTCCACGATGTCAAGCTAGACTACCACACGCCCATCATCAGCCAACAGGGAGAGGTGGCTGGTCGCCTacaggtggaggtggagcgcATAGCCGGCCAGATGCCACAGGATCGCATGTGCGAATCGGTTTCGGAGTCCTCGGAGAACTCACGCGACGAGTACGATGACCCTGTCGATCCCTCCGCCAACCAGATCACGTGCCGCGTCACCATCAAATGCGCCACGGGCTTGCCCCTGTCGCTCTCCAACTTTGTGTTCTGCCAGTACACGTTCTGGGGCCACCAGGAGATGGTGGTGCCCGTGATCAATGCCGAGACCACGGCCCACGATCAGAACATGGTATTCAAGTTCGAGCACACCAAGGACTTCACGGTCACCATCAACGAGGAGTTCCTCGAGCACTGCATCGAGGGAGCCCTGTCTATTGAGGTCTGGGGGCATCGCAGTGCCGGCTTCTCAAGGACCAAGGGCTGGGaggttgagcagcagcaggccaaggcCCGTTCCCTGGTCGATCGCTGGGCGGAGCTGTCGCGCAAAATCGAGTTGTGGGTGGAGATCCACGAGCTGAACGACAGCGGCGAGTACTCGCCCGTTGAGGTGACCAATCGCAACGAGGTTCTGACCGGTGGCATCTACCAGCTGCGCCAAGGTCAGCAGCGACGGGTCAATGTGCGCGTGAAGCCCGTCCAGAACTCGGGCACGCTGCCCATAATCTGCCAGTCGATTGTGAACGTGGCTATTGGCAGCGTGACGGTTCGCTcgcggctgcagcggccacTTGACTCCTACCAGGAGGAAGATCTCACCGTCTTGCGTGAGAAGTGGAGCGAGGCGCTGGGTCGCCGTCGCCAGTACCTGGACCAGCAGATCcagatgctgatcaagaaggaggagaagaacgagcaggagagggagcgagagctGAGCCTGGTGCATCAGTGGGTCTCCCTGACAGAGGAACGCAACGCAGTGCTGGTGCCGGCACCCGGCTCGGGCATACCTGGTGCCCCTGCCTCCTGGGAGCCACCTTCTGGCATGGAGCCACATGTGCCCGTTCTCTTTCTAAACCTCAATGGCGACGATCTGTCCGCCCAGAACACAAACGACGAACTCTCCATTGCGGGAATCAATTCAATTCTCTCCAAGGAGCATGGCCATAAATTCTACACGCTGCAGATCCTGCAGCATCTGGATAAGgatgtgtgctgtgtggcCAGCTGGGACTCGTCCATGCACGACAGCCAGGCCCTCAACCGCGTCACCGAGGCCAACGAACGTGTCTATCTCATTCTGCGCACCACAGTGCGTCTCTCGCATCCGGCACCCATGGATCTGGTGCTGCGGAAGCGCctcagcatcaacatcaagaAAGGACAGACACTGACAGATCGTCTTAAGAAGTTTCGACTTGTGCGGGGTGAGAACGCCATATGGCAGAGTGGCGTTACCTACGAGGTGGTGTCCAACATTCCGAAGGCCTCCGAAGAGCTCGAGGACCGCGAGTCGCTCGCACAGCTAGCGGCCAGCGGAGATGATTGCTCGGCCAGCGATGGCGAGACCTACATAG AAAAATACACGCGTGGCGTTTCGGCAGTAGAGAGCATCCTGACCCTGGATCGGCTGCGGCAGAATGTGGCCGTCAAGGAACTGGAGACAGCCCATGGCCAGCCGCTGTCCATGCGCAAGACCGTCAGTGTGCCGAACTTCTCGCAG AAACTCATGAATAAACTCACGCAGATCATGCGCTTCGATGCATCGATGGAGTCGCTGCTGAATGTGGGACGATCCGAGTCCTTTGCCGATCTCAACAACAGTGCCCTGGTCAATAAGTTTACGCCAG TTCACAGTGGAGGGGCCGCCAACGGAGTCATCCGCAACCGACACAGCTTCGGCGGTAAGGGCAGCAGTGACGATTCTCCTGGAAAAGCCTTCGGCATTG GCTCTATATCTCTGCTGTCAG CGCGTCCAACGTTTTTGAATCTCAATTTGAACTTGAACACATTGAGAATTGCGCCAACGAAAC CATCGCCGGCCACCAGCAAGCTGCTAGGCATGCGCATGACCACGCTGCATGAGGAGCCCCTGGGCGGACATCGCTCGCTGGACGAGGAGCCTGAGGACAGCTACAGCGACTCGGAATATGCCGCAGAATATGAGCAGGAGCGCCAGCAGAACAGGAGCCTGGCCACAAGGTCACGCCTCACGGCGTCGAAGACCATGGACTCGTTCATGGATGTCAGCAGCCACTCGACGACCAACAGCTACTTAAGCTACACGTCGAGCGCCAATGCGAATATGAAGCACTTGACCGGCCTGGCCACGCTAAGCATGAGCTCGTCCACCAGTAGTGGCTATGGCTCCCAGGCCGTGTCCTGCAACAATCTGAGCAACGAGGACATAACTTCCATGCGTTCCATGAGCATTGACGAGACTCCAG ATTTTGATCGTGTCAACTCTAATTCGCCACCAAATCGTCAAGCTCGAGTCAACCCCTTCCTCAAGGATATGCCCAAAGCCAAAACTCAAGAGCCAGCCGAGCTAGAGCCCCATGCAAAGACGCTGCAGGAGGCTTTCACACACCCATTGGAGCAGCCAGAATCGAAGGAAGCCGCCCAAAGTGATGATGACGAGTGCGAGCAGGTTCCCAAAAGTaacattaacaacaacaacaacgatacCAATGtcaaagagcagccacaacagacaTCCGATCAAGAAGTTCACGAGGCGGTGGAAGAGGAGCGAGAGCAGAGACACGAATCTGCAGAGGAACCAGAGCTCTCTACAGACAATCAGAACGGCAACCAATCGCTGGACGAGgccacacacaatttttcagagcagagcattgAGGGCGATGGCATCGTCAGAGAAGAGCTACCGGCTGGCAAAGTGATGCGGCGCAAAAAGTCCAACACGCAGCCACCGAACAACACTGGGCacagtagcaacaacaacaataataacagtACGAGCCAAACGCCCCGCATCAACCAGCGTGCCTCGGTGGCCAAAATGGAAGGCTTGGCAGCGTACATGGACCCCAGCATTATGTCCAGCAGCACAGAAGTCGAGG ACGACGGCAAGGATATGGTACATCTGACGCTGCCTGATTGGATTGTGGTGGGCGAATCGGTGTTGATTCGACCGTCCAACGCCAGCGGCGTCATAC